A section of the Campylobacter porcelli genome encodes:
- a CDS encoding autotransporter outer membrane beta-barrel domain-containing protein yields the protein MKISKITSAAIISFGLSGSLHANWVYDPINDPKNSNKYIQDFYELVNNGVCLTCTPKTQEQRTNEINEFNKLPNLDASQIQSQIDKYADMIAKTPEFSDLKALGEALITYQNTRQNPIDRDDWVYGKNAYQMGKFLLVEFIEDPNVNLGVDISQYSNNGGGYKVAVELAQEIFNTAIKELQSLEKNSIQNSLEALKLNTNINSIISLSKNALDARVISLLNPNNSSMALASAIKNLDGVEFASCDDEALACMIRDYTKRFETNNNLWANILGAKAYLKNSPDTKIYGFIFGYDYAFDSDIVGVFFSYAKAKSSGDNIVNSSDNYQLGIYSKSFFGNSELDSKIYYGISKSDYSKNVLNSIYTADYDTNFAGIELEYGYVFDTNNIFIKPLIGLNYNYIKTKDFNESGDINLHYNKTTNKNATAKLGVELRKYYDEYSYFYFKPALERDIYKSGTDSVANFVGNEYSIISQADEKKHTYINTTLGAEVSLNNSFSINANIGAKLRNNEKIYNGTLGVKYKF from the coding sequence ATGAAAATTTCTAAAATTACAAGTGCGGCTATAATTAGCTTTGGTTTAAGCGGCTCACTACACGCTAACTGGGTTTATGACCCTATCAACGACCCAAAAAACTCTAATAAATATATACAAGACTTTTATGAGCTTGTAAATAATGGTGTGTGTTTGACTTGCACGCCTAAAACCCAAGAGCAACGCACTAATGAAATTAATGAGTTTAATAAATTGCCTAATCTAGATGCCAGCCAAATCCAAAGTCAAATCGATAAATACGCAGATATGATAGCAAAAACTCCAGAATTTTCTGACTTAAAAGCTCTTGGTGAGGCCTTGATAACTTATCAAAATACTCGCCAAAATCCTATCGATCGTGATGACTGGGTTTATGGAAAAAATGCTTATCAAATGGGTAAGTTTTTATTAGTAGAATTTATAGAAGACCCAAATGTAAATTTAGGAGTAGATATTAGTCAATATAGTAATAATGGTGGTGGCTATAAAGTTGCCGTAGAACTCGCCCAAGAAATCTTCAACACCGCCATCAAAGAACTACAATCTTTAGAGAAAAACTCAATCCAAAACTCCCTTGAAGCATTAAAGCTAAATACAAATATAAACTCTATAATAAGCTTAAGTAAAAATGCTCTTGATGCTAGGGTTATATCTTTATTAAATCCAAATAATAGTAGTATGGCTCTAGCCTCAGCTATAAAAAACCTTGATGGGGTAGAGTTTGCCTCTTGTGATGATGAGGCTTTAGCTTGTATGATTAGAGACTATACAAAGAGATTTGAAACTAATAATAATCTATGGGCTAATATCTTAGGAGCTAAAGCATATTTAAAAAATAGCCCAGATACTAAGATATATGGTTTTATATTTGGATATGATTATGCATTTGATAGTGATATAGTTGGAGTATTCTTTAGCTATGCTAAAGCAAAAAGCAGTGGAGATAATATAGTAAATAGTAGTGATAACTACCAACTTGGTATCTACTCAAAAAGCTTCTTTGGAAATTCAGAACTAGATAGTAAAATCTACTATGGAATTAGTAAGAGTGATTATAGCAAGAATGTATTAAATAGTATCTACACAGCTGATTATGATACTAATTTTGCTGGGATTGAGCTAGAGTATGGATATGTATTTGATACTAATAATATATTTATAAAGCCACTTATTGGACTAAATTATAATTATATAAAAACAAAAGATTTTAATGAGAGTGGAGATATAAACTTACACTATAATAAAACAACTAATAAAAACGCCACTGCTAAATTAGGAGTTGAGCTTAGAAAATACTATGATGAGTATAGCTACTTCTATTTCAAACCAGCCCTTGAGAGAGATATATACAAAAGTGGCACAGATAGTGTAGCAAATTTCGTAGGAAATGAGTATAGTATAATAAGTCAAGCTGATGAGAAAAAACACACCTATATAAACACAACCTTAGGTGCTGAAGTATCTCTAAATAACTCATTTAGCATAAATGCCAACATAGGAGCAAAACTAAGAAATAATGAGAAAATCTATAATGGAACACTAGGGGTTAAGTATAAGTTTTAA